From the genome of Candidatus Competibacteraceae bacterium:
AGGCGATGCCGCGCCCGCCGGTGGTCACCATCATGGGTCATGTGGACCACGGCAAGACCTCGTTGCTCGATTATATTCGTCGGACCCGGGTCGCGGCTGGCGAGGCGGGTGGTATCACCCAGCACATCGGCGCGTATCACTTGCGTACTCCGAAAGGCGTGATTACCTTCCTCGACACGCCAGGTCACGCCGCGTTCACCGCCATGCGCGCACGCGGCGCCAAGGCCACCGACGTCGTGGTGCTGGTGGTGGCGGCCGACGACGGTGTGATGCCACAAACGATCGAAGCCGTTCAACATGCCCGCGCCGCCGGGGTGCCGATCGTGGTGGCGGTCAACAAAATGGACAAGGCCGGCGCCGATCCGGACCGGGTCAAGAGCGAGCTGTCGGCCCAGGGCGTCATCTCCGAAGAGTGGGGTGGTGACACCCTGTTTACCTATGTGTCCGCCAAGAGCGGCGCGGGTGTGGACGAGTTGCTCGACCAAATTCTGGTGCAGGCCGAAGTGCTGGAATTACACGCGCCAGTGGATGGTTTGGCCAAGGGCGTGGTGATCGAATCGCGGCTGGACAAGGGCCGAGGCCCGGTGGCGACCGTGCTGGTGCAAAGCGGCACCTTGCGCAAGGGCGATGTGATTCTGAGCGGCCTCGAATACGGTCGGGTGCGCGCCATGCTCAGCGAGACTGGGCAGAATACAAGCGAAGCTGGCCCCTCGATTCCGGTGGAAGTGCTCGGCCTGTCCGGCACCCCCAAGGCGGGCGATGACGTCATCGCGGTTGCCGACGAGCGCAAGGCCCGCGAAATCGCCCTGTTCCGCCAAGGCAAGGCCCGCGAGGAACAGACTCGCAAGCCAGTCATGGATATCGACGGCATCTCCCGGCAATTCGAGGCCGGGGAAATCAATATGCTTAATGTGGTGCTGAAGGCCGATGTGCAGGGTTCCGCCGAGGCCATCGTGGACGCGCTGGCCCGATTGTCCACCGCCGAAGTGCAGGTCAAGATCATCGCCAGCGGCGTCGGTGGCATCAACGAATCCGATATCAATCTGGCGAAGACCTCCAAGGCCATCATCATCGGTTTCAACGTTCGCGCCGACAGTGTCGCCAAGCGGCTGGCCGAAGAGGAAGGGCTGAAGCTGCACTATTACAGCATCATCTACGAACTCATCGACGACGTAAAACGCGCGATGGTCGGCATGCTCAAGCCAGCCTTCAAGGAAGAGATCGTCGGCTTGGCCGAGGTGCGCGATGTGTTCCGCTCGCCCAAGTTCGGCGTGGTGGCCGGCTGCATGGTGGTGGATGGGGTGGTGCGCCGCAACAATCCGATTCGGGTGCTGCGCAACAACGTGGTGATTTTCGAAGGCGCGCTGGATTCATTGCGGCGGTTCAAGGACGATGTTGGCGAAGTGCGCGCCGGTACCGAATGCGGTGTGGGCGTACGCAACTATAACGACATCCGCCAGGGCGACCATATCGAAGTCTTCGAGCGGGTGCAGGTGGAGCGCACCTTGTAGCGGACACCGCGGAGTGATCGAGCGATGATGAAACCCTCCTCCCGTACCCGTCGGGTGGGTGAACAGATCCGTCGGGAACTGGCGGATCTGATCCGCGCCGAACTGCGCGATCCACGGCTGACCCTGGTGTCGATGACCAGCGTCGAGGTTAGCCGCGATTTGGCATATGCCCGAATTTACGTCACCTCGATGGGCGAGCCGGCCGAACGGGTCGAGCAGGTCGCCGAACTCAATCGCGCCGCGCCACTCCTGCGTCGCGAGCTGGGCCGGCGCATGCACATCCGTATCGTGCCAAAGTTGGAATTCCGCTACGACGAGGTGGTGGAGCGCGCCGCCCGGCTGTCGGCGTTGATCGATGCCGCGGTGGCCGCCGACGCCGACCGCCACCACGATGAGCCGGCGGTAGACGATGGCGCCGGTCCGGAGGAGCGCCAGGAATGAGCGAGCGCCGTCCGCGCCGTGCGGTGAGCGGCGTGCTGCTGCTGGACAAGCCGGTCGGCTGGACTTCGAACGCGGCGCTGCAAGCAGTCAAGCACTTGTATCAGGCCGCCAAGGCCGGGCATACCGGCAGCCTCGATCCGCTGGCCAGCGGCCTGTTGCCGATTTGTCTGGGCGAGGCCACCAAGCTGTCCGGATTTTTGTTGAACGCCGACAAGGGGTACCGATTTACCTGCCGGTTGGGAGTGACCACCGCGACCGGCGACGCCGAAGGTGAAGTAGTGGCCGTTCGCCCAGTGGGACCGCTAAGCCGGGAATCGATGGAGGCGGCGCTGCGGCGGTTCGTGGGCACGATCCAGCAAATCCCGCCGATGTACTCCGCGCTGAAGCATAACGGCCAGCCGCTGTACAAGCTGGCACGCAAGGGAATTGAGATCGAACGCGCACCGCGCGAGGTGACCGTCCGCGAGTTGCGTTTGCTGCGCCTGGAAGACGAGGAGTTGGAGTGTGAGCTGCGTTGTTCCAAGGGCACTTATGTCCGGACGCTGGCCGCTGACCTGGGGGAGATGCTGGGGTGCGGCGCGCACGTTGCGGCGTTGCGGCGCACCGCGGTGGAGCCCTACGATGCCGCGAGGATGGTAACACTGGAGTCGTTGCGCGAGCGAGCCGAACAGGGGCTGGCGGCGCTGGATGCGGAGCTGCTGCCTCCGGACAGCGCGGTGGTGCGGTGGCCGGTGGTGCGGGTGGTGGGGGATGCCGCCTTTTATTTGCGGCAGGGCCAGCCGGTGCTGGTGCCGCGCGCTCCTTCCCAAGGCTGGGTGCGTTTGTATCAGGATGAACAGTGTTTTTTCGGTATCGGCGAAATCCTCGACGATGGCCGGGTCGCGCCGCGCCGGTTGCTGGCCTGTGAAGTTCCGTGACAAGGTTTGCTTGTTGCCTGACCTTGAATAGAGCTAACATCCCTCGCTTTATTGAATTGACTGATCGAATCTGAATTGGAGTTTGACTTTATGCCGCTCAACATCGAACAAAAAACTCAGGTCGTGCGGGATTTTCAGCGCGGCCCCGTCGATACGGGTTCCCCGGAGGTGCAGGTTGCGCTGCTGACCACCCGCATCAACGGCCTGCAATCGCATTTCAGTGATCATAAAAAGGACCATCACTCCCGCCGCGGGTTGCTAAAAATGGTCAACCAGCGCCGCAAGCTGCTGGATTATCTGAAAAGAAAGGATTTGCAATGCTATCAGAATCTGATTAGCCGCCTTGGCCTGCGCCGCTGAGGTTTTCCATCGATCTTTTATTGCATAGGACGCTTTCGTGACGCCCATCAAAAAGACTTTTCAGTACGGCCAGCACACGGTGACCTTGGAAACCGGTGAAATCGCCCGGCAGGCCAGCGGTGCGGTGGTGGTCAACATGGCCGATACCGTGGTGCTGGTCACCGTGGTCGCCGACCGGAAGACCAAAGCAGACCGGGATTTTCTGCCGCTGCGGGTGGACTACCAGGAGCGTAGTTACGCGGCGGGTCGCATTCCCGGCGGTTTTTTCCGCCGCGAGGGTCGTCCTTCCGAGAGCGAAATCCTGACTGCCCGACTGATCGATCGGCCGTTGCGCCCGCTGTTTCCGGAGGGGTTCACCAACGAGGTGCAGATCGTCGCCACCGTGATGTCGCTGAACAACCAGGTGGATCCGGAAATCCCGGCGCTGCTCGGCGCTTCGGCGGCGGTGGCGCTGTCCGGCGCACCGTTCCAGGGTCCGATCGGCGCGGCCCGAGTCGGTTACCGTGAAGGTCAATACCTGCTCAATCCAACCCGCCGCGAGTTGAAGGATTCGCGGTTGGATTTGGTGGTGGCCGGGACCGAACGAGCGGTTCTGATGGTGGAGTCCGAGGCCGAGGAGCTGTCCGAGGCGGTCATGCTCGGCGCGGTCATGTTCGGTCACGAACAGATGCAGGCGGCCATTCGCGCCATCAAGGAACTGGCGGCGGAAGCCGGCGCGCCATCGTGGAACTGGCAGCCGCCGGCCGACGACGCGGTACTGGAGGGCGCGGTGCGCGCCACCGCCGAAGCCGCGCTGGCCGCGGCCTATCAGATCCCCGAAAAGCTGGTCCGCCAGCAGCGGGTGCATGAAATCCACGACCAATTGGTTGCGCAACTGACGGCCCAGGAACCGGAACGCTGGACCACGCAGGCGATCGACAGTGCCTACTCAGCACTGGAAAGCGTAATCGTGCGCGGGCGTATCCTGTCCGGCCAACCGCGGATCGACGGCCGAGACACCCGGACGGTGCGGCCGATTTCCGTCCGCGTGGGCGTGCTGCCGCGCGCCCATGGTTCGGCGCTGTTCACCCGCGGCGAAACCCAGGCGTTGGTGGTCACCACGCTCGGCACCGATCGCGATGCCCAGATCATCGATGCCATTGAGGGCGAGTACCGCCAGCCGTTCCTGTTGCATTACAACTTCCCGCCGTATTCGGTGGGCGAGATCGGTCAGATCGGCAGCCCCAAGCGCCGGGAAATCGGGCATGGCCGCTTGGCCAAGCGCGGTGTGCAGGCCGTGATGCCCAAGCCGGAGAATTTTCCTTACACCGTGCGGATCGTGTCGGAAATCACCGAATCCAACGGTTCCAGCTCGATGGCCTCGGTCTGCGGCGCCAGTTTGTCGCTGATGGACGCGGGCGTATCGATCAAGGCGCCGGTGGCGGGCATCGCCATGGGCCTGATCAAGGAGCAGGATCGCTTCGCGGTGTTGACCGACATCATCGGCGATGAGGATCATCTGGGCGATATGGACTTCAAGGTGGCTGGTACCACCGCCGGGGTGACCGCCCTGCAGATGGACATCAAGATCGACGGCATCACCCGCGAGATCATGGAGCAGGCGCTGGCCCAGGCCCGCGAAGGGCGTTTGCACATCCTCGACAAAATGGGTGCGGTCATCGACGCGCCGAAGCTGGAACTGTCCGAGTACGCGCCGCGCTATACCACCCTGCGCATCAATCCGGAGAAGATCCGCGACGTGATCGGCAAGGGTGGCGTCACCATTCGTTCCATCACCGAGGAAACCGGCGCCACCATCGACATCACCGACGACGGTGTGGTGAAAATCGCCGCCGTGGACAAGGCGGCCGGCGACGAAGCCCGCCGCCGCATCGAACAGATCACCGCCGATGTGGAAGTCGGGCAGATCTACGAGGGCAAGGTGGTTCGGATCATGGATTTCGGTGCATTCGTGGCCATTCTGCCCGGCCGCGATGGAATGGTGCATATTTCCCAGATTTGCGAGGAGCGCGTGCAAAACGTGAGCGACAAACTGACGGTCGGCGACGTGATCAAGGTTCGGGTACTGGAAATCGACAAGCAGGGCCGTGTGCGTCTGAGCATGAAGGGTCTGGACTGAAATCGGAAATCGCCTGGGGCATGGTTTCTTGCCTTGGCGTGGTTGCTTCGAGTATATTTCCCAATCTTGCCGTGGAAGCGCGGCAAAGCTTTGGAGAGGTGGCCGAGCGGTTGAAGGCGCAGCACTGGAAATGCTGTTTAGGGGTAACTCTAACGAGGGTTCGAATCCCTCTCTCTCCGCCAGATCGACCAACTCCCAATCTGGTTGCAATGGTGGCCCATATCGGTCCCTCCGCGACGACAAACTGTGAACCCCGTCAGGCCCGGAAGGGAGCAGCGGCAGCAGTGGCCTCGGGCGCCGGGGTGTGGCTGATAGGGGCCGCCACCCTCCCTCAGGATGCGTGGGTCAAGGATGACGGCAGGATCACCGCCTTTTTTCGCCATTAGAGGAACCTCATGAGCTATCAGGTTCTGGCCCGCAAATGGCGCCCCCGTACCTTTCACGAATTGATCGGCCAGGAGCATGTGGTCCGCGCGTTGACCAACGCGCTCGACCAGCAGCGACTGCACCACGCCTTTCTGTTTACCGGCACGCGCGGAGTGGGCAAAACCACCATCGCCCGGATTTTCGCCAAGTCGCTGAACTGCGAGGTCGGCGTGTCCTCCACGCCTTGCGGACAGTGTGCCGCTTGCCGGGAAATCGATGCCGGCCGCTTCGTGGACCTGATCGAGGTCGATGCCGCCTCCCGCACCAAGGTTGAGGATACCCGCGAACTGCTGGAGAACGTGCAGTACGCGCCCGGCCGGGGTCGCTTCAAGGTATACCTGATCGATGAAGTCCACATGTTGTCCGCGCACAGCTTCAATGCATTGTTGAAGACCTTGGAGGAGCCGCCGCCGCCCGTGAAATTCCTGCTGGCGACCACCGATCCGCAGAAGCTGCCGGTCACGGTCCTGTCGCGCTGCCTCCAGTTCAACCTCAAGCGCTTGCCGGTGAGCCAGATCGCCGGATATCTGGATCAGGTTTTGGAACGCGAGGATGTCCCTCGTGAGCCAGCGGCGGTGCAGCTTATCGCCCGCGCCGGCGACGGCAGCATGCGCGATGCCTTGAGCCTATTGGATCAGGCGATTGCTTTCGGTGGTGGTCGGGTGGAAGCGGCCGCGGTCGAGGCCATGCTCGGCAGTATCGATCGGCGGCGGGTGGTGAACCTGCTGCGGGCGCTGGCGACCGGCGAGGCGCAGGTGGTGATGCGGCAGGTCGCCGAACTGGACGAACTGGCCCCGGACTATGCGGTGGTGCTGGCCGAACTGCTATCGCTGTTGCAGCAGGTGGCGCTGGCGCAGGTGCTGCCCGATGCCGTGCCGGAGGATGGCGTGGCCGACCCAGAGGATCTGCGGCAATTGGCGCGGGCCTTGCCGCCGGAGGATGTACAGTTATTCTATCAAATTGCCTTATTGGGCCGGCGCGATCTGCCATTGATGCCCGAACCGCGCGGCGGCTTCGAAATGGTGTTGCTGCGGATGCTGTGTTTCCGGCCGGCGGCTCGGGAAATCGCGGCGCCGGTTCTGCCCGAAGCCAGGCCCGCTCCAGTACCGGCCGTTGTGCCCGCTTCGCGGCCCGCTTCGCCGGCGACTGGCGCTTCGGCCCAAGCGACTAGCTCGGAATGGGGTGCTCTGGTCGGGCAACTTAAACTGACCGGCATCGCCAAGCAGGTGGCGATGAATTGCGCCTTGATCGAGCGGCAGGGTAACGATTTTCGGTTGGCCCTGGAACCCGGTCATGCCCAGTTGTTCAACAAATCGATTGAGGATCGGTTGAAAGCAGCGCTGGAGCAACAACTTGGCGCGCCGGTTGGTTTGCGGATTCAAGTGGGCGGCGCGGTGGAGGACACCCCAGCCCGCCAGCGGTTCCAGCAACAGGCGGAACGACAGCAAGTTGTCGCCGAGCAGATCGCTCAGGACCCGCATGTGCGGGATATGCAGAAAACGTTCGGTGCGCAAATCGTGGCGGTCCATCCGCTGGATGAAACCGACGGCTGACGATTCCCCATCGGCGGCCACGACCCCATTGCGACTGATTTTTAAGGAGAGCAACGATGAAAGGCGGTTTGGGTAATTTGATGAAACAGGCGCAAAAGATGCAGGAAAACCTGCAAAAGGCGCAAGCGGAAATCGCGGCGATGGAGATCATCGGAGAATCTGGCGGCGGGCTGGTCAGCGTGGTGATCACCGGTCGCTACGAGGTCCGGCGGATTCGGATCGACGACAGCCTGGTGAGTGACGACAAGGACATGCTGGAAGATCTGGTCGCCGCGGCGTTCAACGACGCTGTCCACAAGGTCGAGCGGACCACGCAGGAAAAAATGGGTGGGTTGACCGCTGGCATGGGTTTGCCGCCGGGCATGATGGGCGACTTGAAACTGCCGTTCTGACACTGGCGTGGCCGCTTCGCCGCTGCTGGTCCAGTTGATGGTGGCGCTGCGCTGCCTGCCGGGAGTGGGGCCAAAATCGGCGCAACGGATGGCGCTGCATCTGCTGGAACGGGATCGCGATGGGGCCGCGCGTTTAGTCGAGGCGCTACGGACGGCGCTGGACCGGATCGGCCACTGTCGGCGGTGCCGCGATCTGAGCGAAACCGAGATTTGCGCTTTGTGTGCCCACCCGCGTCGCGACCGTTCGCTGCTGTGTGTGATCGAAACTCCGGCCGATGTGCTGGCGGTGGAGCAATCCACCGGTTTTCAGGGCTTGTATTTCGTGCTAATGGGTCATTTGTCGCCCCTGGATGGGATCGGGCCGGCGGAGTTGGGGCTGGAGATTCTGGAGGCGCGCCTGGATGAGGGCGAGGTGCGCGAAATGATTCTCGCCACCAATCCGACCGTGGAAGGCGAGGCGACCGCCTACTACATCGCCGAGCTGGCCCGCGAGCGCGGTATCCGCGCCACTCGCATCGCCCACGGCGTGCCGTTGGGCGGAGAATTGGAATCCGTGGACGGCGGCACACTGGCGCACGCCTTTGTCGGTCGTCGGGATTTGTGAGTCGAACGGAGCACGCATCATGAACGACTGTATTTTTTGCAAGATCGCCGCTGGCGAGATCCCCGCCGATATCGTGTACGACGACGGCGAGGTGTTGGCCTTTCGGGATATCAACCCCGAAGCTCCCATCCATCTTTTGCTCATTCCCCGCCGTCATATTGCCACCCTGAACGCTTTGAGCGAAGCGGACGCCGCGCTGGTCGGTCGGCTGTATTTGGCGGGCAAGCAGATAGCGGCGGAATTGGGCGTGGCCGAAAGCGGCTACCGCACGGTGATCAA
Proteins encoded in this window:
- the rbfA gene encoding 30S ribosome-binding factor RbfA codes for the protein MMKPSSRTRRVGEQIRRELADLIRAELRDPRLTLVSMTSVEVSRDLAYARIYVTSMGEPAERVEQVAELNRAAPLLRRELGRRMHIRIVPKLEFRYDEVVERAARLSALIDAAVAADADRHHDEPAVDDGAGPEERQE
- the truB gene encoding tRNA pseudouridine(55) synthase TruB, encoding MSERRPRRAVSGVLLLDKPVGWTSNAALQAVKHLYQAAKAGHTGSLDPLASGLLPICLGEATKLSGFLLNADKGYRFTCRLGVTTATGDAEGEVVAVRPVGPLSRESMEAALRRFVGTIQQIPPMYSALKHNGQPLYKLARKGIEIERAPREVTVRELRLLRLEDEELECELRCSKGTYVRTLAADLGEMLGCGAHVAALRRTAVEPYDAARMVTLESLRERAEQGLAALDAELLPPDSAVVRWPVVRVVGDAAFYLRQGQPVLVPRAPSQGWVRLYQDEQCFFGIGEILDDGRVAPRRLLACEVP
- a CDS encoding YbaB/EbfC family nucleoid-associated protein, with translation MKGGLGNLMKQAQKMQENLQKAQAEIAAMEIIGESGGGLVSVVITGRYEVRRIRIDDSLVSDDKDMLEDLVAAAFNDAVHKVERTTQEKMGGLTAGMGLPPGMMGDLKLPF
- the dnaX gene encoding DNA polymerase III subunit gamma/tau, whose product is MSYQVLARKWRPRTFHELIGQEHVVRALTNALDQQRLHHAFLFTGTRGVGKTTIARIFAKSLNCEVGVSSTPCGQCAACREIDAGRFVDLIEVDAASRTKVEDTRELLENVQYAPGRGRFKVYLIDEVHMLSAHSFNALLKTLEEPPPPVKFLLATTDPQKLPVTVLSRCLQFNLKRLPVSQIAGYLDQVLEREDVPREPAAVQLIARAGDGSMRDALSLLDQAIAFGGGRVEAAAVEAMLGSIDRRRVVNLLRALATGEAQVVMRQVAELDELAPDYAVVLAELLSLLQQVALAQVLPDAVPEDGVADPEDLRQLARALPPEDVQLFYQIALLGRRDLPLMPEPRGGFEMVLLRMLCFRPAAREIAAPVLPEARPAPVPAVVPASRPASPATGASAQATSSEWGALVGQLKLTGIAKQVAMNCALIERQGNDFRLALEPGHAQLFNKSIEDRLKAALEQQLGAPVGLRIQVGGAVEDTPARQRFQQQAERQQVVAEQIAQDPHVRDMQKTFGAQIVAVHPLDETDG
- the recR gene encoding recombination protein RecR is translated as MAASPLLVQLMVALRCLPGVGPKSAQRMALHLLERDRDGAARLVEALRTALDRIGHCRRCRDLSETEICALCAHPRRDRSLLCVIETPADVLAVEQSTGFQGLYFVLMGHLSPLDGIGPAELGLEILEARLDEGEVREMILATNPTVEGEATAYYIAELARERGIRATRIAHGVPLGGELESVDGGTLAHAFVGRRDL
- a CDS encoding histidine triad nucleotide-binding protein, with translation MNDCIFCKIAAGEIPADIVYDDGEVLAFRDINPEAPIHLLLIPRRHIATLNALSEADAALVGRLYLAGKQIAAELGVAESGYRTVINCNRDAGQLVFHVHMHLLAGRELGWPPG
- the infB gene encoding translation initiation factor IF-2; translated protein: MTDVTVKQFATVVGIPVDRLLEQFAEAGIPVGGAEVTITEKQKMDLLAHLRKSHGNRPLQGTAAEPKRITLKRKTHSEIKMAGGGGGQIKTVSVEVRKKRTYVKRGLAEEDTSRQREPTPVESFAPTVDAEERLHHGEEASNARSEPAVVTAVQPQPSEQEARRLAEAEEEARRLAEAEEEARRLAEAEEEARRAQQAAAISQSTETTARRITDTTPVLVQIERRAEPSASAERGVKGVKGGKSPEPVSEPKAVRKRPEAPARSTPKPRGESGAGAPGQRREAGSGGERFSPGRGESKEAISNKGDRRKPRKSRGAKSSAPPQRHGFAKPTAPVVREVALPETISVIDLAQKMSVKATEVIKTLLKMGMMVTINQMIDQETAALAVEEMGHTYKLLNENALEEELTAETGGEAMPRPPVVTIMGHVDHGKTSLLDYIRRTRVAAGEAGGITQHIGAYHLRTPKGVITFLDTPGHAAFTAMRARGAKATDVVVLVVAADDGVMPQTIEAVQHARAAGVPIVVAVNKMDKAGADPDRVKSELSAQGVISEEWGGDTLFTYVSAKSGAGVDELLDQILVQAEVLELHAPVDGLAKGVVIESRLDKGRGPVATVLVQSGTLRKGDVILSGLEYGRVRAMLSETGQNTSEAGPSIPVEVLGLSGTPKAGDDVIAVADERKAREIALFRQGKAREEQTRKPVMDIDGISRQFEAGEINMLNVVLKADVQGSAEAIVDALARLSTAEVQVKIIASGVGGINESDINLAKTSKAIIIGFNVRADSVAKRLAEEEGLKLHYYSIIYELIDDVKRAMVGMLKPAFKEEIVGLAEVRDVFRSPKFGVVAGCMVVDGVVRRNNPIRVLRNNVVIFEGALDSLRRFKDDVGEVRAGTECGVGVRNYNDIRQGDHIEVFERVQVERTL
- the pnp gene encoding polyribonucleotide nucleotidyltransferase yields the protein MTPIKKTFQYGQHTVTLETGEIARQASGAVVVNMADTVVLVTVVADRKTKADRDFLPLRVDYQERSYAAGRIPGGFFRREGRPSESEILTARLIDRPLRPLFPEGFTNEVQIVATVMSLNNQVDPEIPALLGASAAVALSGAPFQGPIGAARVGYREGQYLLNPTRRELKDSRLDLVVAGTERAVLMVESEAEELSEAVMLGAVMFGHEQMQAAIRAIKELAAEAGAPSWNWQPPADDAVLEGAVRATAEAALAAAYQIPEKLVRQQRVHEIHDQLVAQLTAQEPERWTTQAIDSAYSALESVIVRGRILSGQPRIDGRDTRTVRPISVRVGVLPRAHGSALFTRGETQALVVTTLGTDRDAQIIDAIEGEYRQPFLLHYNFPPYSVGEIGQIGSPKRREIGHGRLAKRGVQAVMPKPENFPYTVRIVSEITESNGSSSMASVCGASLSLMDAGVSIKAPVAGIAMGLIKEQDRFAVLTDIIGDEDHLGDMDFKVAGTTAGVTALQMDIKIDGITREIMEQALAQAREGRLHILDKMGAVIDAPKLELSEYAPRYTTLRINPEKIRDVIGKGGVTIRSITEETGATIDITDDGVVKIAAVDKAAGDEARRRIEQITADVEVGQIYEGKVVRIMDFGAFVAILPGRDGMVHISQICEERVQNVSDKLTVGDVIKVRVLEIDKQGRVRLSMKGLD
- the rpsO gene encoding 30S ribosomal protein S15 encodes the protein MPLNIEQKTQVVRDFQRGPVDTGSPEVQVALLTTRINGLQSHFSDHKKDHHSRRGLLKMVNQRRKLLDYLKRKDLQCYQNLISRLGLRR